In Pueribacillus theae, a genomic segment contains:
- a CDS encoding heavy metal translocating P-type ATPase — MKAYKLKGLSCPNCASDLEKEIQKIKHGENAKISYNKAQLTINEKVDLEKVRGILSSDGASIVVEDDGEHDHTHGSLLKWYLIVSAIIFFMAIFLENAIERPFLIISMYVAAMALSGYTTFFKGVKNLSRLKFNIDTLMTIALIGAVSIGEWKEGTLVAILFGLNEYLEGLGMEKARHSMEKLLEVAPKEAIRIENGVEQVIPIDALKVGDLVLIKSGETIPSDGIVIEGRSSVNEAAITGESLPVDKEIGESVFGGSLNNEGVLKVEITRAYEDSSLAKVLHLVEEAQETKTPTELFINRFAKYYTPFIIVFAGLVMVVPPLFFNASWGEWFYQGLAVLIVGCPCALILSSPIANISGITRNARNGILVKGSVFLEWLGKIDTIVFDKTGTLTKGEPHVEKMIEYDKSRFLPVAAAIEKSSSHPLAKAIMKKAEGISTLLKEPEEIRTVSGQGVEAVIDGEKYWLGNEESIGHLSVPNDIQADIQRLKEEGLTIVLVADQKSILGCFGIEDEIRSESKTVIQALKKAGIKRTVMLTGDHQQTARKVANQIGLTDVYSNLLPEDKVEKVKMLAKDGKVAMVGDGINDAPALATADIGIAMGKGTDSAIETADIVLMQDHLGKLPNAIRVAKMVNRLIKVNIAIALGLKAIALLLTIPGMLTLWIAILSDMGATIIVTILSLTVLIERKNKNGQKAGELVHE, encoded by the coding sequence ATGAAAGCATACAAATTAAAGGGATTGTCTTGTCCAAATTGTGCAAGCGATTTGGAAAAAGAGATTCAAAAAATAAAGCACGGTGAAAATGCAAAAATTAGCTATAATAAAGCACAGCTTACGATAAACGAGAAAGTGGATTTAGAGAAGGTGAGGGGTATCCTTTCCAGCGATGGCGCTTCAATTGTAGTGGAAGATGATGGGGAACATGATCATACCCATGGCAGTCTTTTAAAATGGTATTTGATTGTATCTGCGATTATCTTTTTTATGGCTATTTTTCTTGAAAATGCAATAGAACGCCCATTTCTAATCATTTCGATGTATGTGGCGGCGATGGCGTTAAGTGGGTATACGACCTTTTTTAAAGGGGTAAAAAATCTTTCGCGATTAAAATTTAACATTGATACATTAATGACGATTGCTTTGATTGGTGCAGTTTCGATTGGAGAATGGAAAGAAGGAACACTTGTCGCTATTCTATTCGGATTGAACGAGTACTTGGAAGGGCTTGGCATGGAGAAAGCCAGACATTCAATGGAAAAGCTGTTGGAAGTCGCGCCTAAAGAAGCCATACGCATTGAAAACGGCGTTGAGCAGGTTATCCCTATCGACGCGCTAAAGGTTGGCGATCTTGTCCTTATAAAGTCGGGGGAAACGATACCATCAGATGGCATTGTGATAGAAGGCAGAAGCTCAGTAAATGAAGCTGCCATAACCGGGGAATCGCTGCCTGTTGATAAGGAAATTGGCGAAAGCGTTTTTGGCGGAAGCTTAAATAATGAAGGGGTTCTTAAAGTTGAAATCACAAGGGCGTATGAAGATTCTTCGCTTGCGAAAGTATTGCATTTAGTCGAGGAAGCACAGGAAACGAAGACGCCCACAGAGCTGTTTATTAATCGGTTCGCAAAATATTACACACCTTTCATTATTGTATTTGCCGGCCTTGTGATGGTTGTGCCGCCATTATTTTTTAATGCATCTTGGGGAGAGTGGTTTTACCAAGGTTTGGCTGTTCTGATCGTCGGCTGTCCTTGCGCGCTCATTCTTTCGTCACCAATTGCTAACATTTCGGGAATTACACGCAATGCACGTAATGGTATTCTAGTGAAGGGATCCGTTTTTTTGGAATGGCTTGGCAAAATTGATACAATTGTGTTTGACAAAACAGGAACGCTTACAAAAGGCGAGCCGCATGTCGAGAAGATGATTGAATACGATAAATCTCGTTTCTTACCTGTCGCAGCAGCAATCGAAAAGTCTTCTTCCCATCCGTTAGCGAAGGCGATCATGAAAAAGGCTGAAGGCATTTCAACTCTATTAAAAGAGCCGGAAGAAATTAGAACGGTCTCCGGACAAGGGGTAGAAGCGGTCATTGATGGAGAAAAGTATTGGCTAGGGAATGAAGAAAGCATTGGACACTTGTCTGTTCCAAATGATATTCAAGCAGACATTCAACGTTTAAAAGAGGAAGGTTTGACGATTGTCCTTGTTGCGGATCAAAAAAGCATCTTAGGATGTTTCGGAATTGAAGATGAGATTCGCTCCGAAAGCAAAACAGTCATTCAGGCGTTGAAGAAGGCCGGGATAAAGCGGACAGTGATGTTAACAGGCGACCACCAGCAAACTGCACGTAAAGTGGCGAACCAAATCGGATTGACAGACGTCTACAGCAACCTCCTTCCTGAAGATAAAGTTGAAAAAGTAAAAATGCTTGCCAAAGATGGGAAAGTGGCAATGGTTGGGGATGGAATCAATGATGCCCCGGCTCTTGCGACAGCGGATATTGGTATTGCGATGGGAAAAGGAACGGACAGCGCCATCGAGACGGCTGACATCGTCCTCATGCAAGATCATCTTGGCAAACTGCCAAATGCGATTAGGGTTGCTAAAATGGTTAATCGCCTAATCAAAGTAAATATCGCCATCGCATTAGGCCTTAAAGCGATTGCTTTGCTGCTTACGATACCAGGGATGCTGACACTTTGGATTGCGATTCTCTCCGACATGGGTGCAACCATTATCGTAACGATTCTAAGCTTAACTGTGTTAATTGAACGGAAAAATAAAAACGGGCAAAAGGCGGGAGAATTAGTGCATGAATAA
- a CDS encoding ArsR/SmtB family transcription factor gives MIKSSNNDKELNEETLVTVAQTFKALSDPTRIRILYLLSQRECSVTEIAEQLSLGQSTVSHQLRLLKNLRLVKYKRSGKSLIYSPDDQHVMSMLEQSIHHAVHD, from the coding sequence ATGATAAAAAGTTCAAACAACGATAAAGAATTGAATGAGGAAACACTAGTAACGGTGGCCCAAACGTTTAAAGCTCTTTCAGACCCAACAAGGATTCGAATTTTGTATCTTCTTTCGCAAAGGGAGTGCTCTGTAACTGAAATTGCAGAACAACTTTCTTTAGGGCAGTCAACCGTTTCACACCAACTTCGGTTATTAAAAAACTTGCGCCTTGTTAAATATAAACGTTCCGGCAAATCGCTTATTTATTCTCCGGATGATCAACACGTCATGTCCATGCTGGAGCAATCCATCCATCATGCGGTCCATGATTAA
- a CDS encoding FbpB family small basic protein, whose amino-acid sequence MRKVKMFTFKELVSKNKEELLRNNKEMERIEKQIDEKHSRKIKVERAGSGSY is encoded by the coding sequence ATGAGAAAAGTAAAAATGTTCACTTTCAAAGAATTAGTGAGTAAAAATAAAGAAGAATTATTAAGAAATAACAAAGAAATGGAAAGAATCGAAAAACAAATCGATGAGAAACATTCCAGAAAAATAAAAGTCGAAAGAGCCGGTTCTGGTTCTTATTAA
- a CDS encoding YusW family protein translates to MRKELLLAMPLLLVFAACSQENTPPDDPTHVENRENTANTADDQHNETVDPMGEQMDQLSFNEYELDLDFNGSDDNFEIEFKKRTDGTVDAEYKDQRKNINSKGEEAFNMLFPKLKDMNIDKETPEEDVISKSLEAFEIENDYKELDLEIVFNDGTKKEYKQNQ, encoded by the coding sequence GTGAGAAAAGAATTGCTATTGGCTATGCCGTTACTTCTTGTATTTGCGGCATGTTCGCAAGAAAATACGCCGCCCGATGATCCAACCCATGTTGAAAATCGAGAAAACACGGCGAATACGGCCGATGACCAGCATAATGAGACTGTTGACCCCATGGGTGAACAAATGGATCAGCTTTCCTTCAATGAATACGAATTAGATTTGGATTTTAATGGTTCAGATGATAACTTTGAAATTGAATTTAAAAAACGGACCGACGGAACTGTGGATGCGGAATACAAAGATCAGCGTAAAAACATAAATTCAAAAGGTGAAGAAGCTTTTAATATGCTGTTCCCTAAGCTGAAAGATATGAATATTGATAAAGAAACACCAGAAGAGGATGTTATTTCAAAGTCGTTGGAAGCATTCGAAATCGAGAATGATTATAAAGAACTTGACTTGGAAATTGTATTTAATGACGGGACAAAAAAAGAATATAAACAAAACCAGTAA
- the trhA gene encoding PAQR family membrane homeostasis protein TrhA — protein sequence MAATHTFTRREEIANAVTHGIGALLSIAALVLLVVFASLNGTAWHIVSLSIFGATMLLLYASSTLVHSFPEGKAKNLFEIFDHGAIYLFIAGTYTPFLFIVVKGALGWTLFGIVWGIALIGVIFKVFFVKKFLFLSTIFYVAMGWIIIFAWNSLVASLASNGVLLLVVGGILYTIGTIFYVWRLFPFHHAVWHLFVIGGSTFHFLSVFFYVLPWN from the coding sequence ATGGCGGCTACCCATACATTTACCCGGAGAGAAGAGATCGCGAATGCAGTGACACATGGAATTGGCGCTTTGCTTAGTATCGCCGCGCTTGTTCTATTGGTTGTATTTGCAAGTTTAAACGGTACAGCATGGCATATCGTCAGTTTATCGATCTTTGGCGCAACCATGCTTTTGCTTTATGCGTCTTCGACATTAGTGCATAGTTTTCCCGAAGGAAAAGCAAAAAACTTATTTGAAATTTTTGATCACGGCGCCATTTATTTGTTTATCGCGGGCACGTATACGCCTTTTTTGTTTATTGTTGTAAAAGGGGCGCTTGGATGGACGTTGTTTGGCATTGTTTGGGGAATCGCGTTAATTGGGGTCATCTTTAAAGTGTTTTTTGTGAAAAAGTTTTTATTTTTGTCCACTATTTTTTATGTGGCAATGGGTTGGATTATTATTTTCGCTTGGAATTCGCTTGTTGCCAGCCTTGCATCGAATGGTGTGCTCTTGCTTGTTGTTGGCGGCATTCTTTATACCATTGGAACGATTTTTTACGTATGGCGGTTGTTTCCGTTTCACCATGCAGTTTGGCATCTATTTGTCATTGGCGGATCGACATTTCACTTTTTATCAGTGTTTTTTTATGTATTGCCATGGAATTGA
- a CDS encoding aminotransferase-like domain-containing protein translates to MKYGFARRVHKLKSSAVRDLLKIINQGNIISFAGGLPDDGLFPLEAVENAFDKAFQSGKQALQYAETEGLAPFREAIAERMAKNGIKSSIDDILVTTGSQQAIDLFTRIMFDPGDVVLTENPTYLAALQVFQSYEVDVKPVLSDEQGMIPEDLDNKVKKYNPKAIYVIPTFSNPTGKAWSHERREHLLEIAKKRNVIIFEDDPYGEIKFDDNETFVPIAAMDTEGTHVLYTSTFSKTVVPALRTGWIKGPYQIIRMMAQAKQATDLHTNSLSQHALYHLLRDFDLDSHIKTLRKTYCSRMKIMKELLESINMPGFSYIVPKGGMFFWVSMPDAINVTSLLDEAVKRGVAYVPGAPFYVDKPELNTLRLNYTHSAPDKLKKGMEILTDVFSNTLTNAK, encoded by the coding sequence ATGAAATACGGATTTGCCCGACGCGTCCACAAATTAAAATCTTCCGCTGTCCGCGATCTTTTAAAAATTATTAACCAAGGCAATATCATTTCATTTGCCGGCGGCCTTCCAGATGACGGCCTTTTCCCTTTAGAGGCTGTAGAAAACGCATTTGACAAAGCGTTCCAATCCGGGAAACAAGCGCTTCAATACGCCGAAACAGAAGGCCTTGCCCCTTTTCGGGAAGCGATTGCTGAACGAATGGCTAAGAATGGAATCAAATCATCGATTGATGATATCCTTGTGACGACAGGTTCCCAACAAGCCATTGATTTGTTTACGCGCATCATGTTTGATCCTGGCGATGTCGTTTTAACCGAAAACCCTACGTATTTGGCAGCACTGCAAGTCTTTCAATCTTACGAAGTTGACGTGAAGCCCGTCCTCTCTGATGAACAAGGCATGATTCCGGAAGACTTGGATAATAAAGTTAAAAAGTATAATCCTAAAGCCATTTACGTCATCCCTACTTTCTCTAACCCGACAGGGAAAGCTTGGTCGCATGAACGAAGGGAACATTTACTCGAAATTGCGAAAAAGAGAAATGTGATCATCTTTGAAGACGACCCTTACGGCGAAATCAAATTTGATGACAACGAAACCTTTGTGCCGATTGCTGCAATGGATACAGAAGGGACGCACGTCCTCTATACGAGCACCTTTTCAAAAACCGTCGTTCCTGCTTTACGGACAGGCTGGATAAAAGGCCCATATCAAATCATCCGGATGATGGCGCAGGCAAAGCAGGCAACCGACCTGCACACAAATTCATTGTCACAGCATGCACTCTACCACCTTTTGCGCGACTTTGACCTCGACAGCCACATTAAAACATTGCGAAAAACCTATTGCAGCCGTATGAAAATCATGAAAGAACTCTTGGAATCCATTAATATGCCAGGCTTTTCCTATATCGTCCCAAAGGGCGGCATGTTCTTCTGGGTAAGCATGCCGGATGCCATTAACGTGACATCCCTTCTTGATGAAGCTGTAAAGAGAGGCGTTGCCTACGTTCCAGGCGCTCCGTTCTATGTTGACAAACCGGAATTGAACACATTGCGGTTGAACTATACTCATTCCGCACCTGACAAACTGAAAAAAGGCATGGAAATTTTGACAGATGTCTTTTCAAATACGCTAACCAATGCAAAGTAA